A portion of the Rhinopithecus roxellana isolate Shanxi Qingling chromosome 19, ASM756505v1, whole genome shotgun sequence genome contains these proteins:
- the POLDIP2 gene encoding polymerase delta-interacting protein 2, with translation MATCAARRALTVGSRWWSRSLTGARWPRPLCAAAGAGAFSPAATTTTRRHLSSRNRPEGKVLETVGVFEVPKQNGKYETGQLFLHSIFGYRGVVLFPWQARLYDRDVASAAPEKAENPAGHGSKEVKGKTHTYYQVLIDARDCPHISQRSQTEAVTFLANHDDSRALYAIPGLDYVSHEDILPYTSTDQVPIQHELFERFLLYDQTKAPPFVARETLRAWQEKNHPWLELSDVHRETTENIRVTVIPFYMGMREAQNSHVYWWRYCIRLENLDSDVVQLRERHWRIFSLSGTLETVRGRGVVGREPVLSKEQPAFQYSSHVSLQASSGHMWGTFRFERPDGSHFDVRIPPFSLESNKDEKTPPSGLHW, from the exons ATGGCAACCTGTGCAGCCCGGCGGGCCCTGACCGTGGGAAGCCGCTGGTGGTCCCGGTCGCTGACTGGGGCCCGGTGGCCGAGGCCGCTCTGTGCGGCGGCTGGAGCTGGGGCCTTCTCGCCAGCGGCGACCACGACGACGCGGAGGCACCTCTCGTCCCG AAATCGACCAGAGGGCAAAGTGTTGGAGACAGTTGGTGTGTTTGAGGTGCCAAAACAGAATGGAAAATATGAGACCGGTCAG CTTTTCCTTCATAGCATTTTCGGCTACCGAGGTGTTGTCCTGTTTCCCTGGCAGGCCAGACTATATGACCGGGATGTGGCTTCTGCAGCTCCAGAAAA AGCAGAGAACCCTGCTGGCCATGGCtccaaggaggtgaaaggcaaAACTCACACTTACTATCAGGTGCTGATTGATGCCCGTGACTGCCCACATATA TCTCAGAGATCTCAGACAGAAGCTGTGACCTTCTTGGCTAACCATGATGACAGCCGGGCCCTCTATGCCATCCCAG GCTTGGACTATGTCAGCCATGAAGACATCCTCCCCTACACCTCCACTGATCAGGTTCCCATCCAACATGAACTCTTTGAAAGATTTCTTCTGTATGACCAGACAAAAG CACCTCCTTTTGTGGCTCGGGAGACACTAAGGGCCTGGCAAGAGAAGAATCATCCCTGGCTGGAGCTCTCTGATGTTCATCGGGAAACAACTGAGAACATACGTGTCACTGTCATCCCCTTCTACATGGGCATGAGG gaagcccagaattcccatgtgtacTGG TGGCGCTACTGTATCCGTTTGGAGAACCTTGACAGTGACGTGGTACAGCTCCGGGAGCGGCACTGGAGGATATTCAGTCTCTCCGGCACCTTGGAGACAGTGCGAGGCCGAGGGGTAGTGGGCAGG GAACCGGTGTTATCCAAGGAGCAGCCCGCGTTCCAGTATAGCAGCCACGTCTCGCTGCAGGCTTCCAGTGGGCACATGTG GGGCACATTCCGCTTTGAAAGACCTGATGGCTCCCACTTTGATGTTCggatccctcccttctccctggaAAGCAATAAAGATGAGAAGACACCACCCTCAGGCCTTCACTGGTAA
- the TMEM199 gene encoding transmembrane protein 199 isoform X2 — protein MASSLLAGERLVRALGPGGELEPEQLPRKLRAELEAALGKKHTGGDSSSGPQHLVSFRLIRDLHHHLRERDSKLYLHELLEGSEIYLPEVVKPPRNPELVARLEKIKIQLANEEYKRITRNVTCQDSRHGGTLSDLGKQVRSLKALVITIFNFIVTVVAAFVCTYLGSQYVFTEMASRVLAALIVASVVGLAELYVMVRAMEGELGEL, from the exons ATGGCGTCTTCTTTGCTTGCGGGCGAGCGATTGGTGCGCGCTTTGGGCCCCGGCGGGGAGCTGGAGCCAGAGCAGCTACCCCGAAAGCTGCGGGCCGAGCTTGAGGCCGCGCTGGGAAAGAAGCACACGGGCGGTGATAGCTCCAGTGGCCCCCAACACTTGGTTTCTTTCCGTCTCATACGGGATCTGCACCATCACCTGAGAGAAAGAG attccaaacTATACCTCCATGAGCTCCTAGAAGGCAGTGAAATCTATCTCCCAGAGGTTGTGAAGCCTCCACGG AACCCAGAGCTAGTTGCCCGGCTGGAGAAGATTAAGATACAGCTGGCCAATGAGGAATATAAGCGGATCACCCGCAACGTCACTTGTCAG GATTCAAGGCATGGTGGGACTCTCAGCGACCTGGGAAAGCAAG TGAGATCATTGAAGGCTCTAGTCATCACCATCTTCAATTTCATTGTCACGGTGGTAGCTGCCTTCGTCTGCACTTACCTTGGAAGCCAATATGTCTTCACAGAAATGGCCTCG CGGGTGCTAGCTGCATTGATCGTCGCCTCGGTGGTGGGTCTGGCTGAGCTGTATGTCATGGTGCGGGCAATGGAAGGCGAGCTGGGAGAACTGTAA
- the TMEM199 gene encoding transmembrane protein 199 isoform X1: MASSLLAGERLVRALGPGGELEPEQLPRKLRAELEAALGKKHTGGDSSSGPQHLVSFRLIRDLHHHLRERDSKLYLHELLEGSEIYLPEVVKPPRNPELVARLEKIKIQLANEEYKRITRNVTCQDSRHGGTLSDLGKQVRSLKALVITIFNFIVTVVAAFVCTYLGSQYVFTEMASVLGYRAECWPASLKPGSPHLQRVLAALIVASVVGLAELYVMVRAMEGELGEL, encoded by the exons ATGGCGTCTTCTTTGCTTGCGGGCGAGCGATTGGTGCGCGCTTTGGGCCCCGGCGGGGAGCTGGAGCCAGAGCAGCTACCCCGAAAGCTGCGGGCCGAGCTTGAGGCCGCGCTGGGAAAGAAGCACACGGGCGGTGATAGCTCCAGTGGCCCCCAACACTTGGTTTCTTTCCGTCTCATACGGGATCTGCACCATCACCTGAGAGAAAGAG attccaaacTATACCTCCATGAGCTCCTAGAAGGCAGTGAAATCTATCTCCCAGAGGTTGTGAAGCCTCCACGG AACCCAGAGCTAGTTGCCCGGCTGGAGAAGATTAAGATACAGCTGGCCAATGAGGAATATAAGCGGATCACCCGCAACGTCACTTGTCAG GATTCAAGGCATGGTGGGACTCTCAGCGACCTGGGAAAGCAAG TGAGATCATTGAAGGCTCTAGTCATCACCATCTTCAATTTCATTGTCACGGTGGTAGCTGCCTTCGTCTGCACTTACCTTGGAAGCCAATATGTCTTCACAGAAATGGCCTCG GTGCTCGGGTACAGAGCTGAGTGTTGGCCTGCATCCCTTAAGCCTGGTTCTCCCCATCTCCAGCGGGTGCTAGCTGCATTGATCGTCGCCTCGGTGGTGGGTCTGGCTGAGCTGTATGTCATGGTGCGGGCAATGGAAGGCGAGCTGGGAGAACTGTAA
- the TMEM199 gene encoding transmembrane protein 199 isoform X3, protein MASSLLAGERLVRALGPGGELEPEQLPRKLRAELEAALGKKHTGGDSSSGPQHLVSFRLIRDLHHHLRERDSKLYLHELLEGSEIYLPEVVKPPRNPELVARLEKIKIQLANEEYKRITRNVTCQDSRHGGTLSDLGKQVRSLKALVITIFNFIVTVVAAFVCTYLGSQYVFTEMASLQLVRRPAQASCCFCGEPCVL, encoded by the exons ATGGCGTCTTCTTTGCTTGCGGGCGAGCGATTGGTGCGCGCTTTGGGCCCCGGCGGGGAGCTGGAGCCAGAGCAGCTACCCCGAAAGCTGCGGGCCGAGCTTGAGGCCGCGCTGGGAAAGAAGCACACGGGCGGTGATAGCTCCAGTGGCCCCCAACACTTGGTTTCTTTCCGTCTCATACGGGATCTGCACCATCACCTGAGAGAAAGAG attccaaacTATACCTCCATGAGCTCCTAGAAGGCAGTGAAATCTATCTCCCAGAGGTTGTGAAGCCTCCACGG AACCCAGAGCTAGTTGCCCGGCTGGAGAAGATTAAGATACAGCTGGCCAATGAGGAATATAAGCGGATCACCCGCAACGTCACTTGTCAG GATTCAAGGCATGGTGGGACTCTCAGCGACCTGGGAAAGCAAG TGAGATCATTGAAGGCTCTAGTCATCACCATCTTCAATTTCATTGTCACGGTGGTAGCTGCCTTCGTCTGCACTTACCTTGGAAGCCAATATGTCTTCACAGAAATGGCCTCG CTCCAGTTAGTCAGAAGACCAGCCCAGGCCAGCTGCTGTTTCTGTGGGGAGCCCTGTGTTCTGTGA
- the SEBOX gene encoding LOW QUALITY PROTEIN: homeobox protein SEBOX (The sequence of the model RefSeq protein was modified relative to this genomic sequence to represent the inferred CDS: deleted 1 base in 1 codon; substituted 1 base at 1 genomic stop codon), whose translation MEGSGVGTALTWPSGTLPFASSMASPVDASSADGGSGLGSHQRKQTTFSKGQLLELERAFAAWPYPDISTREHPAQVTRLPEAKIQVWFQNRQTKRIKNRKSRSLSPGPESPQSSCSLPDTFQQPWDPQIPGQPPPSSGTPQCTSVCQYTSCPAPGLGPGQGWEGTKAVAPRGPAGASEVHPFLEPATPQTSLGSLSDLIXASAIVTNVDHAWS comes from the exons ATGGAGGGATCTGGTGTGGGCACAGCCCTGACATGGCCCTCTGGCACCTTACCCTTTGCCAGCTCCATGGCCAGCCCTGTGGATGCATCCTCAGCAG ACGGTGGCAGTGGGTTGGGTTCCCACCAGAGAAAGCAGACCACCTTCAGCAAAGGGCAGCTGCTGGAGCTGGAGAGGGCGTTTGCAGCATGGCCCTACCCTGACATCAGCACCCGTGAGCACCCGGCCCAGGTCACTCGCCTTCCTGAGGCCAAGATACAG GTGTGGTTCCAGAACCGCCAGACCAAAAGAATCAAGAACAGGAAGTCAAGAAGTCTAAGCCCCGGGCCTGAGTCCCCCCAGAGCTCCTGTTCTCTTCCAGACACCTTCCAGCAGCCCTGGGATCCCCAAATACCAGgccaacctccaccctccagcGGCACACCTCAGTGTACCTCAGTA TGTCAATACACCTCCTGTCCAGCTCCTGGCTTAGgtccagggcagggctgggaaggGACTAAAGCTGTAGCCCCACGGGGACCAGCTGGGGCTTCAGAGGTCCACCCTTTCTTAGAGCCAGCTACTCCTCAGACTTCACTAGGCAGCCTGTCTGACCTCATCTAAGCCTCGGCCATTGTCACCAATGTGGACCACGCCTGGTCTTGA
- the VTN gene encoding vitronectin, translating into MAPLRPLLMLALLAWVAVADQESCKGRCTEGFNADKKCQCDELCSYYQSCCTDYTAECKPQVTRGDVFTMPEDEYVVYDDGEEKNNATIHEQPEGSSLSPDLQAQREGNPEQATVLNPEEESPAPEVGTSKPEGMDSRPETLHPETPELPAKEELCSGKPFDAFTDLKNGSLFAFRGQYCYELDEKAVRPGYPKLIRDVWGIEGPIDAAFTRINCQGKTYLFKGSQYWRFEDGVLDPDYPRNISDGFDGIPDNVDAALALPAHSYSGRERVYFFKGKQYWEYQFQHQPSQEECEGSSLSAVFEHFAMMQRDSWEDIFELLFWGRTSAGMRQPQFISREWRGVPEQVDAAMAGHIYVSGMAPRPSLAKKQKFRRRNRKGYRSRRGHSRGRNQNSRRPSRATWLSLFSSEESNLGANNYDDYRMDWLVPATCEPIQSVFFFSGDKYYRVNLRTRRVDTVDPPYPRPIAQYWLGCPAPGHL; encoded by the exons ATGGCACCCCTGAGACCCCTTCTCATGCTGGCCCTGCTGGCATGGGTTGCTGTGGCCGACCAAG AGTCATGCAAGGGCCGCTGCACTGAGGGCTTCAACGCTGACAAGAAGTGCCAGTGTGATGAGCTCTGCTCTTACTACCAGAGCTGCTGCACAGACTACACGGCTGAGTGCAAGCCCCAAG TGACTCGTGGGGATGTGTTCACTATGCCAGAGGATGAGTATGTGGTCTATGATGATGGTGAGGAGAAGAACAATGCCACCATCCATGAACAGCCAGAGGGCTCCTCCCTGAGCCCTGACCTCCAGGCCCAGCGCGAAGGGAATCCTGAGCAGGCAACTGTTCTGAACCCTGAGGAAGAATCCCCTGCACCTGAGGTGGGCACCTCTAAGCCTGAGGGGATGGACTCAAGGCCCGAGACCCTTCATCCAGAGACCCCTGAGCTCCCAGCAAAGGAGGAGCTATGCAGTGGGAAACCCTTCGACGCCTTCACCGACCTCAAGAACGGTTCCCTCTTTGCCTTCCGAG GGCAGTACTGCTATGAACTGGATGAAAAGGCAGTGAGGCCTGGGTACCCCAAGCTCATCCGAGATGTCTGGGGCATCGAGGGCCCCATTGATGCTGCCTTCACCCGCATCAACTGTCAGGGGAAGACCTACCTCTTCAAG GGTAGTCAGTACTGGCGCTTTGAGGATGGTGTCCTGGACCCTGATTACCCCCGAAATATCTCTGATGGCTTCGATGGCATCCCAGACAATGTGGACGCAGCCTTGGCCCTCCCTGCCCATAGCTACAGCGGCCGGGAGCGGGTCTACTTCTTCAAGG GGAAACAGTACTGGGAGTACCAGTTCCAGCACCAGCCCAGTCAGGAGGAGTGTGAAGGCAGCTCCCTGTCGGCTGTGTTTGAGCACTTTGCCATGATGCAGCGGGACAGCTGGGAGGACATCTTCGAGCTTCTTTTCTGGGGCAGAACCTCTG CTGGTATGAGACAGCCCCAGTTCATCAGCCGGGAATGGCGTGGTGTGCCAGAGCAAGTGGACGCAGCCATGGCTGGCCACATCTACGTCTCAGGCATGGCACCCCGCCCCTCCTTGGCCAAGAAGCAAAAGTTTAGGCGTCGCAACCGCAAAGGCTACCGTTCACGCCGAGGCCACAGCCGTGGCCGCAACCAGAACTCCCGCCGGCCATCCCGCGCCACGTGGCTGTCCTTGTTCTCCAGTGAGGAGAGTAACTTGGGAGCCAACAACTATGATGACTACAGGATGGACTGGCTTGTGCCTGCCACCTGTGAACCCATCCAGAGTGTCTTCTTCTTCTCTGGAG ACAAGTACTACCGAGTCAACCTTCGCACACGGCGAGTGGACACTGTGGACCCTCCCTACCCACGCCCCATCGCCCAGTACTGGCTGGGCTGCCCAGCTCCTGGCCATCTGTAG